TGGCCATTTTCACGGTGTGCTTGAAAACTGGCTCAGGCTTCAGAAAGAACACGAATGCCTTTTCTTTGTCGCTGACTGGCATGCGCTGACAACCGAATACAATAATCCTTCTAATATTCAGGATAATATAAAAGAGATGGTGATTGACTGGCTGTCGTGTGGCATAGACCCCGACAAATCAACCATATTTCTTCAGTCTGCTGTTAAAGAACATGCAGAGCTGCATCTTTTACTCTCAATGATAACTCCGCTTTCATGGCTTGAGAGAAATCCAACATACAAGGAACAGCTTGAAGAGGTTAAGGACAAGGATTTGCACACCTATGGCTTCCTTGGCTATCCGGTCTTACAGACTGCTGATATTATCATTTATAAGGCAGATATGGTTCCAGTCGGCATTGATCAGGCGCCGCACCTTGAACTTTCCAGAGAGATTACCAGAAGGTTCAATTTCCTCTATGGAAAGATATTTCCTGAACCACAGACACTTTTAACTGAAACGCCGAAACTACTTGGCACCGACGGCAGAAAGATGAGCAAGAGTTATAATAACGCCATATTTTTATCTGATCCTCCTGATGTGATAGAAAAAAAGATTCTTCCAATGATGACAGACCCCGCAAGACAGAGACGCACAGACAAAGGCAATCCTGAGATATGCCCGGTATATTTTCTGCACAGGATTTATTCCACCACTGAAACAATCGCGTGGGTGGAAGATGGATGCAAAACTGCCGGCATCGGCTGCATAGAATGCAAAAAATCGCTCATCCCTTCCATTATAAAAGAACTTGCGCCTATTCAAGAAAAGCGGGCAGAGCTTGTAAAAAACCCGGATATTGTGAATCAGGTTTTGACCAAAGGAAATGTAAAGGCAAAAAGGATAGCAGAGGAAACGATGGCCGGAGTAAGGAAGGCTTTGCATGTATAAAGTCAAACTTGAAATATTCGAAGGCCCGCTTGACCTTCTCCTCCATCTCATAAAAAAAAATGAGGTGGATATCTATGATATCCCTATTGTTAAAATCACAGAACAGTATCTGGAATACATGGATATCATAAAGACCCTCAATCTGGAGGTTGCAGGGGAATTCCTGCTAATGGCAGCAACCCTTATCCACATAAAATCCAAGATGCTTCTGCCATTTTCAGAAGAAGAATCTGATGAAGAGGAAGCAGGCGGAGACCCAAGACAGAAACTTGTCCGGAGGCTTCTTGAGTATCAGAAATATAAAGAGGCATCCGTCCAATTGGAGCAGATGAGGATACTTGGCAGAGATACATTTACCAAAGGTCAGATGCCTACTGAGGGTTTGGAAGAAGGTGGATTGGTAAACTTATCTCTTTTTGATTTGCTGGAGGCATTGAAAGATGTTCTGGCAAAGGCGCCAAAAACTATCAGCTTTGATGTAACAATAGAACATATAACAATTGCAGACAGGATAAATTTTATCATGGAGCTTCTGGGCAAGGAAAAGAGCATAACATTTTTTTCCATTTTCCCATCAGGAAGCAGCAGGGCAATTATAGTTACAACATTTCTG
Above is a genomic segment from Deltaproteobacteria bacterium containing:
- the trpS gene encoding tryptophan--tRNA ligase encodes the protein MTAHKRVLSGMRPSGKLHLGHFHGVLENWLRLQKEHECLFFVADWHALTTEYNNPSNIQDNIKEMVIDWLSCGIDPDKSTIFLQSAVKEHAELHLLLSMITPLSWLERNPTYKEQLEEVKDKDLHTYGFLGYPVLQTADIIIYKADMVPVGIDQAPHLELSREITRRFNFLYGKIFPEPQTLLTETPKLLGTDGRKMSKSYNNAIFLSDPPDVIEKKILPMMTDPARQRRTDKGNPEICPVYFLHRIYSTTETIAWVEDGCKTAGIGCIECKKSLIPSIIKELAPIQEKRAELVKNPDIVNQVLTKGNVKAKRIAEETMAGVRKALHV
- a CDS encoding segregation/condensation protein A gives rise to the protein MYKVKLEIFEGPLDLLLHLIKKNEVDIYDIPIVKITEQYLEYMDIIKTLNLEVAGEFLLMAATLIHIKSKMLLPFSEEESDEEEAGGDPRQKLVRRLLEYQKYKEASVQLEQMRILGRDTFTKGQMPTEGLEEGGLVNLSLFDLLEALKDVLAKAPKTISFDVTIEHITIADRINFIMELLGKEKSITFFSIFPSGSSRAIIVTTFLAMLELTKMKMIRIYQSEQDGVIRLYAPEINGQESIDTQALEVGSQE